In the Silene latifolia isolate original U9 population chromosome 1, ASM4854445v1, whole genome shotgun sequence genome, TACCAATTTTGGGATAAAAAGGTTTCTTTTGAAGCAatacttccaacaatcccccacacgatgcaaaagaagaagaagaagaagaagaagaagaagaagaagaagaagaagaagaagaagaagaagaagaagaagaagaagaagaagaagaagaagaagaagaagaagagaaatagCTGATTAAGGCAACGGAACGTAAGTCTTAAGATGACAATGTTCCTGGGGAATTGAATTATCACCCAGTGCATACAATTACCTGCTACAGCCGTATCGAGTTGCTCTCGGCACTGGACTCTCCACGGTGGTTTGTAACGGATAACTGCGCACAAACCTACATTCGAATCTGTGTTCGTTCTAACGAAATTTCATAAAAGGTGGCCCTCATGTGCCTGGTATCTCGTGAACGCTCTAGAGGTCCTAAAGCCTAAAGACCTCATGGGGGTAGGGCATTTCCCCCACATTCACATAGGTAAGTCCATCAGGTTTAACTATCACAAACCATCCTTAAACAAGGACTATGGACTTATTAAGAGCTTAGCTCAACCTTCCTCACATGATAGAAATAGCACAATATATAGAAAGAATACTACATCACTTTTATTAAAATAGGAATGATAGTAGTATTACAACATGAGATCCCTGTGACTTCGTTTGACTCATTGAACTTGGTAAACCCAAGTGGGGGAGCCATGTCACGATTCACTCCCAATAGGCTTTAAACCCATTCCTCGTGCTGACTCCATCCCTAATTTTCTGCAGAGGCCTTTCGTTGGAGGATCCACAATATTCGTCTCTGATTTTACATAATCCAGTGATATCACATTATTTCTGATCAGATTCCTCACTATAGCATGTCCTCAAGCGTATATGTCTCCTCTTTCCGTTGTGAGCTTGATTGCCTACCACGCCAATGGCTGCTTGAGAATCGGAATGCATTAAAATTGATGGAGCCGGTCTCCCCCATAATGGAATGTCTGCTAATAGGTTCGTTAGCCATTCGGCTTCCTGACCTGCCAACGCTAAAGCAATAAACTCATATTCCATTGTTGATTTTGCAATACAACTTTGTTTAGAAGATTTCAAAGAAAGAGCACCGCTAGCCAAAGTAAACACATATCCACTAGTATAATGAATCTCATCATTATCAGATACCCAAttagcatcacaatatccttctaaaaTACATGGAGATTTGGAATAGTGTAAACCCCAATCCATTGTTCCCCTAATGTATTTTAGAAGTCTAAATAAGGCATTCCAGTGTGACTGATTTGGATTGTGTATATACCTGCTAAGACGACTTACCGCATAAGCAATGTCAGGTCTCACTACAAGAATATTCTTCTTGGTTCACGCTAATACCCTCATTCTTTTTTAGGTGTATACTAGGATCATATGGGGTTTGACTGGTGCACAATCAAAACGGTCAAATCTTTTAAGAATTTTCTCAACATAATGTGACTGATCCAAACTCAAACCCCATTTGTTCCTAGTAATTTTTATACCAAGGATAACATCGGCTTCACCTAGGTCTTTCATGTTAAAGCGGGAGCTTAAGAAGGCTTTGGTGTCATTGATCACTTCCATATTAGTGCCAAAAATgagcatgtcatcaacatataaacaCACGATGACACATCCATCTTTGTCACTTTTAGCATAAACACAAGCATCTGAATCATTCACATGAAAACCATAAGAAGTAATAGTGTAATACCTTAAGATTATGGACtgttaggtactctatcgagtagggcttactctgtcgagtaagtcagTTTTACGTTCTAGAGTGTGTTCTgcttgtagggtactcgatcgagtagaggccactcgatcgagtacctcacttcctcgatcgagtgcgtcGGTTTTTACGGAGTtttggccgggttttgatagtaacgcgagaaAGATATAAAGTATGTTTCATCAGTTTCTTTTACTTTTTACGTTATTCTAAAATCTTcacaagagaaaacaaactacgttgaatcctctctcacattgctatcaaatccatgGGGATAGAGTCGTCGGATTGTagagttctttatacctttgagaccgttgtattgtgggtaagatcctagtacagtttttatgtTGATTCATTAGttttggtttaaaccctaattgagtgaattggggattttgggagtattattgtgaatagatggtaattgtatgattatatgttaataggaggtgatttcgtagaggagcactATTGATCTGCTGCTTGTCTCGATTTGTGGTGATTGCTTTCTAGCTAGGGTTTCTtactcagttattgtttacatgattatgagatggttgttggttgttggcatttgattatatcgtaattgatttGGTATTGTTGGTATTGTAATTGgctgttgttgtttgtctgtagtttgcgaggtgcgccctcggctaagtggagtcacttgcgggagtggcttcacgcccttgattcgccccttgtggaacccgccacaagaaggGATGgtcacattaaggaacatgagttTTCGCTCAGTaaagatgagtggggcttaggtgggaacgactaaggtctcccactggcggtgtgggttactggttgcggccgtaatctggcagggctagaccttTAGGCTAGCCAGGTGaatggtgatgtgacggtgttggaatTGTGTCTGTGTATTGTTTttgtattatcttatattgtgaatgcagtaactgaccccgtttaattattttaaaaactgtggtgatccattcggggatgatgagcatTTATTGGGCAGGTATGATTTGAATGAGCAAGGGTTAGctggggatgagtcaccacgagtcagctagtagtcttccgctgttgtgtcgagatagttttatttactttagttggattTTTATTTGGAACACTCGTATCGTATTTTATACGTTtggttttggcatgtaatcacttaaactatttatttATAGTACATTTTTGATGGTCTATtcgatatacattgcctcgggaaaccgagatggtagcccTCTCAtgtattaggtggtcttggtaaggcaccttggtgtatgagggtgttacaaaatggtatcagagcgatgattttggaacctataactGATGAgtccaatgaatatagggtgtcaaattaaaatgaactcgggtaggagttgttaggactaatgcaaagacttgggagacgtcctaaagtcgcgaactcgccctacaacttttaATCGGTCACTATgggatgtcatgggatcactacatgtttactgttgtttcataTGCATGTGTTGGATGAAGTATGTGGTtgaatggatgaattggttggaaaagaTGAAAGTAGTAATTGGATGAGGATATGGAATTTatgtgtaacgccccgtaaacaaCAGGAGTACAAAATGGTATATTTTATTATTAGCATCGAAAATTACAGAGCGTTACCGCCGTATTTCCCCATACAGAGAAATACAAGGCTTACATTATTCTTTAGTACAACCAAATAACTAGTATCAAGTCTTATTGATAAGATTATGTTATTATGATACATTATTCTTATTCCATTTTCTTGCGTCAACCTCACTCATGCCCTTCCCTATttcctgtacctgaaaaagattaataaaataaagggtcaaccaaccacaggttgagtatatttcccataacctccaactcaaattaatataattcggGTCATTATTATTGAACAGGGCCACATTACAGAGCCGAGACTCCCTTAGGCTATGCCCTCCTCCGTATACACAGGATAACAATCTTTTCCTCTTttactctttttctctttttctttttctctttttctttatttttatccGGATATAACGGAGCGGAGCCAATTGCCGAGCCCACTTCAGAGCTCATGTCCATGTACACGGGATAAAATAATAATGTGGTCCCGTCCCTTTCAATAATAATGTCCCCGGATAATACATTGGCCAAATGTACATCTTAGCGATGGTATTTTAACATTAACATTATAATGTGAGCATTATAACGTCAATTATTAACAAAAATAGTACCACAGTCATATCTCACGTAAACCACATTACGTAAATTATACAAGTATAACATAACTTTATCACATAAACAATCATTCACGTACATTATAATATCAGTTAAGTAATTATGATGATAACTTACTTACTCATTACATTAACTTAAGATGAAGGGGTAGGAAATATACCTCTTACAATTGTTTAACTACTCTGAATACAAGTCTTTATGCTCTATCTAGCTTGTTGGTGGTTTTGTTATGTGTGTTCCTTCGAATGAGCATGCAACAACGTCAATTTATAGGTTTTCTATGTCGCTTTAACGTCCTAGGCAACATGGCCCTATGATTGTACGTGGTAATGTCAATTGCCAAGTAAAATTCTTAATTTCAATAGTCATTACCTAGGTTCACACGTGGATATCCAAACCACCACAAccattttttatcatttttttttaagTATTTAGACCATGTGACGAATTTCAATAAACTATGTAAAATGTTGTAAAATATCTTAGATATTTTACATTATGGGTTACTTTCTTTGAGATAAGTCTAGCAAAAATTCTACGGGTAAAGTTATTATTGCGTCGGATTTCAACCGAactattttattcttattctagGGTCTTACCTATATTAGGTTACTACGCCTTTCGAATTTTATTAAGTCAATATCTCCCTTAGGATGGATTCCTTTCATTTGTGTACGTTCTCGACTCTAATAAATAAAAATTCTTTCCCCTTTCAAACAAATAATTTTCTTAAATATATTAGAAAATAGAAAATTTACTCGAGTATTACATTCTACCccccttaaaataagtttcgtcctcgaaacttgtaTTATTGCCTTATTGGAACAAATAAGGATATCAACTCCGCATTTCCTGTTCTGTTTCCCAAGTTGTCTTTGTCTCACTTTTACAAGTGGAATAACTTTGTAATGTAGAGCCTTCTCTTTATAGTCTAAAATTTGAATCAGTTTCTCTTCTTAGGTTAGGTCCTCTCTAACTCGCACTGGGGGCAAGTTAATGACATGACTAAGGTAGGGAATATACTTTATTAAGAGTACAAGTACACGTGAAAACATCATGGATTCTAGAAAATTCTATTGGAATGGATGGTCTATAGGCAATATTTTCTACTCGCTCTACTATTTCAAATGGTCCTATATATATTGGACTCAATTTTATTTCCCAATCTCATAACCTCCATTGTAGGTGTTTCCTTAAGGAAAACTGAATCTCCTACTTGAAATTCCACTTGTCGCCTTTTAGGGTCAACATAACTGTTTTGACGACTTTGAGCAATTCCCATTTTCCCTTATATGATATTCACTTTATACGTGGTTTCCTTAATCAGATCCGGTCCAATAACCCTCGATTCGTCAATATCACTCAAACATATTGGAGATCTACAATTTCTCCAATACAAAGCCTCAAAATGAGTCATTCCAATACTAGCATGATAACCATTATATGAAACTCGATCAAGGGCAAATGTCGTTCTCAAGACCCCTGGAATTTCATAACACATACTCCTAACAAATATAAGTTACGTCTCCAAGTAATCTTGTTGCTTACATTCTAACAAATATGGGTTAGATTTTTGTTCCATAAAGAGTTTATTTGGTGGTATTCACAGGAACCATAAACATTGTCAAATTTGTAAAAGTAATTAACCCATTTTTGGTAAGTGTCTTTTTGTGTAAGAAAACTCTTTTCCAAAGAAATCAAAAGCTTCCTTCCCAACTTAAATGAGTAAACCAGTTTTTTTTTTCCTGGAGTGTATAAGTTTTGTTGAAAGTTTGGAAAGCCATTTTCAAGagagttaaaatattttcaaaatgtttctttcaaagacgagtcTTCTTAAGTCACAGTGGACTACACAGTTGTTGTTTTTTTGTACTTAGACAATAACCCAAATTTAATGATCTCTTATAACACCATGACCCGATCTATGACATTCTTCATCTTTGATCATTGATCCTTGTGCAATCTTCTTTGACAATTAGAGTTTTTGAGCTATAAGAttaaaacttaagaggcacacaattaaataaacaatgagattaatttgacttaaggcatcatcaacacttaaataattaaattgggtCTCAACATCTCTGTTTGTCCATCGGTTTTGTGGGTGAAAAGCAATGTTAACGAGTTCCTAGGGCATTCTAGAAACTTTTTCAAAATTTCTCTAAAACGTTTGTGTCACGATCTAACACAATGGTTTTGGGAACTTTGTGTAATCCAACAATTTCTTTTATATATTTCTTTGCCAACTGTTCCGAGTTCCACGTGGTTTTGATTGCTAAAAAAGCGTGTCTTCTTGGTTAGTCGATCTAAATCACTCATATCTCATTCATTCCTTTTGATGTCAAAGGCAACATTGTCACAAAGTTCACTCTTATTGACTCCCATTTCCATGATGGAATGTCCAAAGGCTGTAAACTTCCTCCTGGCCTTTAATGTTCATTTTCACTTGCTAACATGTTAGACATTTTGTGACAAATTCTAACATCTCGTACTTTCCTATGATGTCATCACATATGTCAAATGTTTTTATACAACTAATTCCCGTAAAGTTTGTTGT is a window encoding:
- the LOC141649675 gene encoding secreted RxLR effector protein 161-like — its product is MDWGLHYSKSPCILEGYCDANWVSDNDEIHYTSGYVFTLASGALSLKSSKQSCIAKSTMEYEFIALALAGQEAEWLTNLLADIPLWGRPAPSILMHSDSQAAIGVVGNQAHNGKRRHIRLRTCYSEESDQK